The following DNA comes from Novipirellula caenicola.
CGCGAGGTTAGCGCATCCGGATCGGCATGTTGCTCGCTTCGATGGCCTTGGTGCCGTAGTTGTCCACTTCGTTGACATTCAAACTGTCCGAATAGTTCGATGTGCGGACGACATAGATATCGCCATGCTCGTGCTGCAAGACCGCCGCACCGTGGTGCCGGGTCAATTCGAGCGTGGCCAAAAACCACCCAATCAGCGACGATTTGTGGATGCCACCGGTGACAAGGTCCATCAAATGGACTTGTTCGGTCGTTTTTAGACGCTCGTGAATCCGCTGCATGTAGACGTGGATTGGCGTGTCGTCGTAGATGACTTCGGTCGCAGGCGGGCCTGCGGCTTCACGCATGATTCGCCCAAACGCGCTGACCAAGTCCCAGATTTCCAGGTCGACGATCGGTTGATCGCCTAAATCGACTCGGCGAGTCGGCAAATCGTCCGACATCCGCTCGTACCGCTGCTGCCACCGACTGCCCATCTCATCCAGAATGGAGGCGGCATCACGGATTTCTTTGTATTGCAGCAATCGTTCAATCAGCTCGGATTGCGGATCGACGATCTCTTCCTCGTC
Coding sequences within:
- a CDS encoding segregation and condensation protein A, with translation MSHRASRIPLVISPIFSIRYVRTAWDLGKTMNFRVELPAYRGPLDLLLYLVRRQEVSLPEVSLSKIVDQYLGYMDILQELDLGDIGDFLDLATTLVEMKSQAVLPKIVEESDEEEIVDPQSELIERLLQYKEIRDAASILDEMGSRWQQRYERMSDDLPTRRVDLGDQPIVDLEIWDLVSAFGRIMREAAGPPATEVIYDDTPIHVYMQRIHERLKTTEQVHLMDLVTGGIHKSSLIGWFLATLELTRHHGAAVLQHEHGDIYVVRTSNYSDSLNVNEVDNYGTKAIEASNMPIRMR